A window from Ureaplasma parvum serovar 3 str. ATCC 27815 encodes these proteins:
- the gatB gene encoding Asp-tRNA(Asn)/Glu-tRNA(Gln) amidotransferase subunit GatB → MQNFEVIIGIEVHTALNTKTKMFSNAATSHKSIPNTLINEIDLALPGTLPTVNQEVVHKGLFLANALHMRTNHQFIAFDRKHYYYLDLPKGYQITQNYFPIGQNGYIQIIDEYNNLKRIRIKQIHLEEDTAKQTNIGNQIYLDYNRAGWPLIEIVSEADLRSAQETVLFLEELRKILLFNDISDAKMEDGSLRVDVNVSIRPQGAKKFGTKVEIKNINSISNVAKAIDYEIRRQLNLILLNQNVEQQTRRFDDNTNTTVFMRSKNDAINYRYIREANIAPIHLSDDYVKKMFLTKSCSINDLRQQLAQKGLVSSAIEQLLSDGPLFKAFKYVDKIVNNPLSVYKWLCLEFIGLINKNTQNIEEITPELLQKIARMILLFDQTLINGKQTKIILEKIYLTNKDPQILIKELGFEQITNENEITKLWHQILAKNQEMLLQYNERPDRVEKFFMGEIMKLTKAQANPTISFNVLKKILQK, encoded by the coding sequence ATGCAAAATTTTGAAGTTATTATTGGTATTGAAGTGCATACTGCACTTAATACAAAAACCAAAATGTTTTCTAATGCAGCAACATCGCATAAGAGTATTCCTAACACTTTAATTAATGAAATTGATTTAGCATTGCCAGGTACATTACCAACTGTTAATCAAGAAGTTGTTCATAAAGGACTTTTTTTAGCAAATGCATTACACATGCGTACTAATCATCAATTTATTGCTTTTGATCGTAAGCATTATTATTATTTAGACTTACCTAAAGGATATCAAATTACACAAAATTATTTTCCAATAGGTCAGAATGGTTATATTCAAATCATTGATGAATATAATAATTTAAAACGAATACGTATCAAACAAATTCATTTAGAAGAAGATACAGCCAAACAAACTAATATAGGTAATCAAATATATTTAGATTATAACCGTGCAGGATGACCTTTAATTGAAATCGTTAGTGAAGCAGATTTACGAAGTGCACAAGAGACGGTTTTATTTTTAGAAGAATTGCGAAAAATTTTATTGTTTAATGATATATCAGATGCAAAAATGGAAGATGGATCATTACGTGTTGATGTAAACGTTTCAATTAGACCTCAAGGGGCTAAAAAATTTGGCACAAAAGTAGAAATTAAAAATATTAATTCTATTTCAAATGTTGCTAAAGCTATTGATTATGAGATAAGACGTCAATTAAATTTAATTTTACTAAATCAGAATGTTGAACAACAAACACGACGTTTTGATGATAATACGAATACAACGGTTTTTATGCGTTCAAAAAATGATGCTATTAATTATCGCTATATTCGTGAAGCAAATATTGCACCAATTCATCTAAGTGATGATTATGTAAAAAAAATGTTTTTAACTAAATCATGTAGTATTAATGATTTGCGTCAACAACTAGCACAAAAAGGTTTAGTTAGTTCTGCTATCGAACAGTTATTAAGTGATGGACCGTTGTTTAAAGCATTTAAATATGTAGACAAAATTGTTAATAATCCTTTAAGTGTTTATAAATGATTATGTTTGGAATTTATTGGTCTAATTAATAAAAATACGCAAAACATTGAAGAAATTACACCAGAATTATTGCAAAAAATTGCTAGAATGATCTTATTATTTGATCAAACTTTGATTAATGGAAAACAAACAAAAATAATTTTAGAAAAAATTTATTTGACAAATAAAGATCCTCAAATTCTAATTAAGGAATTAGGTTTTGAGCAAATTACTAATGAAAATGAAATTACTAAACTTTGACATCAAATTTTAGCTAAGAATCAAGAAATGTTATTACAATACAATGAACGCCCCGACCGTGTTGAAAAATTTTTTATGGGTGAAATAATGAAATTAACTAAAGCACAAGCGAATCCAACCATTTCTTTTAATGTTTTAAAAAAAATCTTACAAAAATAA
- a CDS encoding membrane protein, with the protein MTNIMSVLHTTNTSQGNGINSWQSILIFLAFLIVFIIFTVIKKIYYSIRFQKRFYIIPKTSVKGISNIAMVISISVAVIILLTVLSANTASVIFRAWPGTRVTLEGILIKIGGLLFGPILGIFIGAMTDLLSVAMTAGVFHYGYLIAAMAYGLIGGLIRIILTTSKKKDLPFAIYSSMATILIGVGIALFLYFAPGIGDKGFNIQLFGFDIKIARTLMIGIILGFFLLSIIVVWFSLLIKYWFNKKNKAKTKTNWFIIFAPVLVTILLTEAVVNVLMMPSFDAELSSLKYTQWLSIRAVLFIPMVVLNLLIIYPIFKIVVPLIRYDYEDDIVEDKHIPIHVD; encoded by the coding sequence GTGACAAATATAATGAGTGTATTACATACAACTAATACTTCACAAGGTAATGGAATTAATTCATGACAATCAATTTTAATTTTTTTAGCATTTTTGATTGTTTTTATTATCTTTACAGTTATTAAAAAAATCTATTATTCAATTCGTTTTCAAAAGCGTTTTTATATTATTCCTAAAACTTCGGTTAAAGGGATTTCAAATATTGCTATGGTGATTTCGATTTCTGTTGCAGTGATTATATTATTAACAGTTTTATCAGCTAACACAGCTTCTGTAATTTTTCGTGCTTGACCAGGTACACGTGTTACTTTAGAAGGGATTCTTATTAAAATTGGAGGTTTATTATTTGGTCCAATTTTAGGTATTTTTATTGGTGCAATGACTGATTTATTATCTGTGGCTATGACTGCTGGTGTATTTCATTATGGTTATTTAATTGCTGCTATGGCTTATGGATTAATTGGAGGACTAATTCGAATTATTCTAACTACTTCCAAAAAAAAGGATTTACCATTTGCAATTTATAGTTCAATGGCAACTATTTTAATTGGTGTAGGAATTGCCTTATTTTTATATTTTGCTCCAGGAATTGGTGATAAGGGTTTTAATATTCAATTATTTGGTTTTGATATTAAAATTGCACGAACATTGATGATTGGCATTATTTTAGGTTTTTTCTTATTATCAATTATCGTTGTTTGGTTTAGTTTATTGATAAAATATTGATTCAATAAAAAAAATAAAGCTAAAACCAAAACAAATTGATTCATTATATTTGCCCCTGTTTTAGTAACAATTTTACTAACTGAAGCAGTGGTTAATGTACTAATGATGCCATCGTTTGATGCTGAATTATCAAGTCTAAAATATACACAATGATTATCAATTCGTGCTGTTTTATTTATTCCAATGGTGGTTTTAAACTTATTGATTATTTATCCAATTTTTAAAATTGTTGTTCCTTTAATTCGTTATGATTATGAAGATGATATTGTTGAGGATAAACATATTCCAATTCATGTTGACTAA
- a CDS encoding amidase family protein encodes MKNKTILALHNQIKKREVKIYDLIKKSIDHDLKIKNLNATLANNYEQALKQAAFLDEKISSDNLEIDYLFGIPYSLKDNISTKNIITTGGSLFLKNYNPPYDATVKTLLDQKQAILLNKSNLDEFGLGGTGTDSAFGPVINPLNPKHVSGGSSSGSAVLVQQGVVPFAIATDTGDSVRRPASIMGIVGFKPSYGLISRYGVYPFAPSLDHVGIFTNNIFDTQIVFNALAKRDFKDFTSLSFKTQSLSMLKTKNKYKIGVLKPSFDLLASKYQQELTNLIVKLNDEHEIINVDYDINLLKAISPVYKLIAFSEAYSSYSNFTNITFGKHDIDYDNYEDLIIKTRTLYLGTQLKQRFMIGAYVTQESQFETLLVAAKKMRTLIVDQAKNLFKNCDLILNLAVHDISETIDDVNNQKPTTNLVEDVMQIANFGGFPSIVIPFLTTKLGNLGLNLWADYLNDNKLLNGAYLINNLLGNEEK; translated from the coding sequence ATGAAAAATAAAACTATTTTAGCGCTTCATAATCAAATTAAAAAACGTGAAGTTAAAATTTATGATTTGATTAAAAAATCGATTGATCATGATTTAAAGATTAAAAATTTAAATGCAACTTTAGCAAATAATTATGAACAGGCATTGAAACAAGCAGCTTTTTTAGATGAAAAGATTAGTAGTGATAATTTAGAAATTGATTATTTATTTGGAATTCCATATTCTTTAAAAGACAACATTTCAACTAAGAATATTATTACAACAGGTGGTTCATTGTTTTTAAAAAATTACAATCCTCCATATGATGCGACAGTTAAAACATTATTAGATCAAAAACAAGCAATTTTGTTAAATAAATCAAATTTAGATGAATTTGGTTTAGGAGGCACTGGTACTGATTCAGCATTTGGCCCTGTAATTAATCCATTAAATCCAAAACATGTTAGCGGAGGTTCTTCATCTGGTAGTGCTGTTTTAGTTCAACAAGGCGTTGTACCTTTTGCAATTGCTACAGATACAGGAGATTCTGTTCGTCGCCCCGCTTCAATTATGGGTATTGTTGGTTTTAAACCGTCATATGGTCTTATTTCGCGTTATGGCGTTTACCCCTTTGCTCCTTCTCTTGATCATGTTGGAATTTTTACAAATAATATTTTTGATACGCAAATTGTTTTTAATGCTCTTGCTAAGCGAGATTTTAAAGATTTTACAAGTCTTAGTTTTAAAACACAATCACTTTCAATGCTAAAAACAAAAAATAAATATAAGATTGGTGTTTTAAAACCTAGTTTTGATTTATTAGCATCAAAATATCAACAAGAATTAACTAATCTGATTGTTAAATTAAATGATGAGCATGAAATAATTAATGTTGATTATGATATTAATTTATTAAAGGCAATTAGTCCAGTTTATAAATTAATCGCTTTTAGTGAGGCTTATAGTTCATACTCTAATTTTACAAACATCACTTTTGGCAAACATGATATTGATTATGATAACTATGAGGATTTAATTATTAAAACGCGAACTTTATATTTAGGAACACAATTAAAACAACGTTTTATGATAGGTGCTTATGTTACTCAAGAAAGCCAGTTTGAAACTTTATTAGTTGCTGCTAAAAAAATGCGTACATTAATAGTTGATCAAGCTAAAAATTTATTTAAAAATTGTGATTTAATTTTAAATTTAGCAGTTCATGATATAAGTGAAACAATTGATGATGTTAACAACCAAAAGCCCACAACTAATTTAGTTGAAGATGTAATGCAAATTGCTAATTTTGGTGGTTTTCCATCAATTGTAATCCCCTTTTTAACAACTAAATTAGGAAATTTAGGTTTAAATTTGTGAGCAGATTACTTAAATGATAATAAATTATTAAATGGCGCTTATTTAATCAATAATTTACTAGGAAATGAGGAAAAATAA
- a CDS encoding FtsX-like permease family protein, with protein MKKMFLLMKNMMRLFFKNKTLVTQLSILMIVSTVVIVATTITVQRLQKSQSDIKKIGLQSDFLIDTKEQDNINFNEIDVSNNLVKHNEKLIQLATFNQNILKNSNNYLQLVDNAFHNHNLFWPTNVNNQKIDVLNLEGNIDWNKINQLKLQTVFWFENNKENNQNFANNYDDLVYEYHNSKNQLVGFQNLDGGHILFKTPALKSANGNYETTFKINAAIVQKNKPFKSFFNFDKYKELGFKNKSYFTNPVLIKNIDLYSKQVVQTLNDRSNQSIDFKDYQSTFQAIVDTLETNTINKDFYSVNLHVDFNTLSTKYLLFANYLKNEGIDKNRYINELKIDNYKQKYLDLFQNQVLIPKELIDDPKKIEEVQKIIAKAKALLIAKIREETNIFYENSQKSALENKNKIRDYEMQLKQINIALQNSNYSNNELIQLKNEQKVLAANLDQAKFKHFLYNDLIKQDFRSILNNYNIYYRKHESAIYNDVKSDSNFIVTNASNPTYTQNGLIAPRNQWIDNMVQINEKNKNSQNPNKKFKRIFINDDNSNKINNFYDLYSNYIKVIQILKNSYEKDPDTDKDLLVEERDYTPWINTSLINIYQLPQFFNILFNQSEWLLSIQYLKEMSDYKKYLLQIFEPYQDKEWIFNLKHKDWQDGEQVVAIYKNADSNSDQKEYYFNGYVKNQRAYINVKYNKNLPTRLKLINIIKQNQINQKNNLVNVLDQDLNDYAKIINFKKGIKDINTNQQSVYDQWALNNPQDYAMFKIWLSKIIKRYYFLRLQQSPYGYTIQAQNVLSKALLLPFTINIINRSSDLAYVSTSYIKANQRTTKNINNYKEIGNYEDFLQALKLPYRIIDDQPNYREITLPNGRKKRIAKDYYSWINYVVSPANKIEINGQFFFIIGAVDSPEFLFPAINDSDILINKQKSTVLYVNDSGFAKLKTISASVPILEYYTLKVNTNDLNLLQKNNVYNEIKSELLDSKKGNIYKRTDKDNPYPIYVKRTFFLTQLRNLIIAIALSLIVLILLLGIYFVTSSIKNMINKNKVMFGAMQAQGVSRWQVWFSFAPFYTIPSLIVLIIGYSISYEIQPLIMRLFSSYWLIPIPDQFVSVGWIFAIPIALTLILGFICWVLIYYILKHSTAETMKGDAGFKINKFIIKTKAIFLKFGAIRVLKATYVVANLARMLILLVIASSFSIIASIIATTKNNFSQSASITNAKREYQYAVDLYSPTEQGGFYYISKFDEMGVSNEYAPLKQIVKNVKIVIKIKNLVNKKVNVVYINNQTKQKVIIEALINDKGIITFKTNQLVKGSFQFEGIYEQETNRVLINSQNLNPSLLNIDNRKIGHFIYSNQKQYIYLLKSYFNDNDVILDYVDANNQHTYLKAKTLGQYLVFDPSQLKQKQKYQLVNVINHKGNTWVDLNNISNDLKNLDYSKNGRYLYDYYGRLPYLYFNHLPQNLINQKVYLTYTINQNDEFRIYGIVNKEKEVVFDLTKLKINTQQSYQLRDMRIANSDLLIYDNKQHEFNNNILYFDNNYYGLNNNNQKQINIDYLTPNRNLYLTLKAMGNEFVNKKKIPFIMTKAMASLVEPDTAILDYNELEKGYVYQISTATLEGSDTNLYLDNVNSIDKTKDNGLPYSSLKYNNAMREIKNLGTDHPVYGKMLSNVYYPSISTQPEILQNIRFFDSKVISKSSLDGNISVKATDVNIEFNPWVFAKTFLPITAIARSELNEKHLLDEAFKTFGYEIINGKKINKLYDVPNFEDNGIIHQISLWTKNGLPPKSENDENAFFIKQNGQWKINEKPGVLTEQGAAEFLPEFLRLITQMYTFKTTRYLQYKAGLKFVNIEDEKVQQPYTYLLGKMQTKTKRFANEIKILGINYEKNKFINGKPSPTTQLSLINDQGVNLIDLIKNDDPNNEIHNIIINKVVAQKYHLKINDVFEYQINNHIKRLSNKFNNTPENYKTKFKVVGINDSLMDEQLIINQKVANKLIGFDDYRRRIQIENGYPIIEEREFNGFFTKEKEPIFFNNMASFYSPTGLSPAIDSWPQNLLENIGGNVQSINIYWIFYYSWDLANSILNASFDKNKITWEPFSEINLDKLLKKIGKIFGKEANLPSFKAVDANIENEIFASVVDKTSFTLLLNIITAIIPSLVIIIILVASTLANESRRLIAIMKVLGMRDFRNVNNFMFIYPIVWLLNILIATPLSFGIIHIYKLAIFAAFNIVLVASIPWWIFVISYGFVGIVLLFAWLQMLYKTKKLNLPKALNQFNN; from the coding sequence ATGAAAAAAATGTTTCTATTAATGAAGAATATGATGCGTTTATTCTTTAAAAATAAAACTTTAGTAACTCAACTTTCAATTTTAATGATTGTTTCAACAGTTGTTATTGTTGCAACAACGATTACAGTACAACGTTTGCAAAAATCACAAAGCGATATTAAAAAAATTGGTTTACAAAGTGATTTTTTAATTGATACAAAAGAGCAAGATAATATTAATTTCAACGAAATTGACGTTAGCAACAATCTTGTAAAACATAATGAAAAATTAATTCAATTAGCAACTTTTAATCAAAATATTTTAAAAAATTCAAATAATTATTTACAACTAGTTGATAATGCATTTCATAATCATAACCTTTTTTGGCCAACTAATGTAAACAATCAAAAAATAGATGTACTAAATCTTGAAGGAAATATCGATTGAAATAAAATTAATCAATTAAAATTACAAACTGTTTTTTGATTTGAAAACAATAAAGAAAATAATCAAAATTTTGCTAACAATTATGATGATTTGGTTTATGAATATCATAATTCTAAAAATCAATTAGTAGGATTTCAAAATTTAGATGGTGGGCATATTTTATTTAAAACACCGGCGTTAAAATCAGCAAACGGTAATTATGAAACAACATTTAAAATTAATGCTGCAATTGTCCAAAAAAATAAACCATTTAAATCTTTTTTTAACTTTGATAAATATAAAGAATTAGGATTTAAGAATAAATCTTATTTTACAAATCCTGTATTAATTAAAAATATAGATCTTTATTCAAAACAAGTTGTTCAAACACTAAACGATCGTTCAAATCAATCAATTGATTTTAAAGACTATCAAAGCACATTTCAAGCCATTGTTGATACACTTGAAACTAACACGATAAATAAAGATTTTTATAGTGTGAATTTACATGTTGATTTTAACACACTATCAACAAAATACCTACTATTTGCTAATTATTTAAAAAATGAAGGTATTGATAAAAACCGTTATATAAATGAATTAAAAATCGATAACTATAAACAGAAGTATTTAGATTTATTTCAAAACCAAGTTTTAATTCCAAAAGAATTAATTGACGATCCAAAAAAAATAGAAGAAGTGCAAAAAATTATTGCAAAAGCCAAAGCCTTGTTAATTGCTAAAATTCGTGAAGAAACAAATATTTTTTATGAAAACTCACAAAAATCAGCTCTTGAAAATAAAAATAAGATTCGTGATTATGAGATGCAATTAAAACAAATAAATATTGCTCTACAAAATTCGAATTATTCTAATAACGAACTTATTCAATTAAAAAATGAACAAAAAGTATTAGCAGCAAATCTCGATCAAGCAAAATTTAAACACTTTTTATATAATGATTTAATTAAACAAGATTTCCGTTCGATTTTAAATAATTATAATATTTATTATCGCAAACATGAATCAGCAATTTATAATGATGTTAAAAGTGATTCAAATTTTATTGTCACAAATGCAAGCAATCCAACATATACACAAAACGGTTTAATTGCACCAAGAAATCAATGAATTGATAATATGGTGCAAATTAATGAAAAAAATAAAAATAGTCAAAATCCAAATAAAAAATTTAAGCGAATTTTTATTAATGATGATAATTCAAATAAAATTAATAACTTTTATGACCTTTATTCAAATTACATTAAAGTCATTCAAATTTTAAAAAATAGTTATGAAAAAGATCCAGATACTGATAAAGATTTACTAGTTGAAGAGCGTGATTATACTCCTTGAATTAATACATCACTAATTAATATATATCAACTTCCACAATTTTTTAATATCTTATTTAATCAATCTGAATGATTATTATCAATTCAATATCTAAAAGAAATGAGTGATTATAAAAAATATTTACTACAAATTTTTGAACCATATCAAGATAAAGAATGGATTTTTAATTTAAAACATAAAGATTGACAAGATGGCGAACAAGTGGTTGCTATTTATAAAAATGCAGATAGTAATAGCGACCAAAAAGAATATTATTTTAACGGCTATGTTAAAAATCAACGAGCTTATATTAATGTTAAATATAATAAAAATCTGCCAACACGTTTAAAATTAATTAATATTATTAAACAAAATCAAATAAATCAAAAAAACAATTTAGTTAATGTTTTAGATCAAGATTTAAATGATTATGCAAAGATTATTAATTTTAAAAAAGGTATTAAAGATATTAATACAAACCAGCAATCAGTTTATGATCAGTGAGCTTTAAATAATCCACAAGATTATGCTATGTTTAAAATTTGATTATCAAAAATCATTAAACGTTATTATTTTCTACGACTTCAGCAATCACCTTATGGATATACAATTCAAGCACAAAACGTTTTATCAAAAGCTTTGTTATTGCCGTTTACAATTAATATTATTAATCGTAGTTCAGATCTAGCATACGTAAGCACATCTTATATTAAAGCTAATCAAAGAACAACAAAAAATATAAATAATTATAAAGAAATTGGTAATTATGAAGATTTTTTACAAGCACTAAAACTTCCATATCGTATAATCGATGATCAACCAAACTATCGTGAAATTACTTTGCCAAACGGTCGTAAAAAAAGAATTGCTAAAGATTATTATAGTTGAATTAATTATGTTGTTAGCCCCGCTAATAAAATTGAAATTAACGGCCAATTCTTCTTTATTATTGGTGCTGTAGATAGTCCTGAATTTTTATTTCCAGCAATAAATGACTCAGACATCTTAATTAATAAACAAAAATCAACTGTTTTATATGTTAATGATTCAGGTTTTGCTAAACTTAAAACTATTTCAGCAAGCGTGCCAATTTTAGAGTATTACACACTAAAAGTTAATACTAATGATCTTAATTTATTACAAAAAAATAATGTTTATAATGAAATAAAATCAGAATTATTAGATTCTAAAAAAGGTAACATATATAAGAGAACTGATAAGGATAACCCTTATCCAATTTATGTTAAACGAACCTTTTTTTTAACACAATTGAGGAATTTAATTATTGCAATTGCACTTAGTTTGATTGTTTTAATCTTATTGTTAGGAATCTACTTTGTTACCTCAAGTATTAAAAATATGATTAATAAAAACAAAGTCATGTTCGGTGCTATGCAAGCTCAAGGCGTATCAAGATGACAAGTTTGATTTTCATTCGCTCCTTTTTATACAATTCCTTCTTTAATTGTTTTAATTATTGGTTATAGTATATCTTATGAAATTCAACCCTTAATTATGCGTTTATTTAGCTCATATTGATTAATTCCTATCCCAGACCAATTTGTTAGTGTTGGTTGAATTTTTGCTATTCCAATTGCTTTAACATTAATTTTAGGCTTTATTTGCTGGGTGTTAATTTATTATATTTTAAAACATTCAACCGCAGAGACAATGAAAGGCGATGCAGGTTTTAAAATCAATAAATTTATCATTAAAACAAAAGCAATCTTTTTAAAATTTGGTGCAATTCGAGTTTTAAAAGCTACTTATGTTGTTGCCAATTTAGCAAGAATGTTGATTTTATTAGTAATCGCTTCCTCTTTTTCTATTATTGCTTCTATTATTGCAACAACAAAAAATAATTTTAGTCAGTCAGCAAGTATTACTAATGCTAAACGTGAATATCAATATGCAGTTGATTTATATTCACCAACAGAACAGGGAGGATTTTATTACATTTCAAAGTTTGATGAAATGGGTGTTTCTAATGAATATGCTCCTTTAAAACAAATTGTTAAAAATGTTAAGATTGTAATTAAAATTAAAAATTTAGTTAATAAAAAAGTCAATGTTGTATATATCAATAATCAAACAAAGCAAAAAGTAATTATTGAAGCACTTATTAATGATAAGGGAATAATCACTTTTAAAACTAATCAGCTTGTTAAAGGTAGTTTTCAATTTGAAGGTATTTATGAACAAGAAACAAATAGAGTTTTAATTAATTCACAAAATTTAAATCCATCATTATTAAATATAGATAATCGAAAGATAGGCCATTTTATTTACTCTAATCAAAAACAATATATCTATTTACTAAAATCATACTTTAATGACAATGATGTAATTTTAGATTATGTTGATGCTAATAATCAACATACTTATTTAAAAGCAAAAACTCTAGGTCAATACTTGGTATTTGATCCTTCACAATTAAAACAAAAACAAAAATATCAATTAGTTAATGTTATAAACCATAAAGGAAATACATGAGTTGATTTAAATAATATAAGTAATGATTTAAAAAATTTGGATTATTCCAAAAATGGACGTTATTTATATGATTATTATGGAAGATTACCATATTTATACTTTAATCATTTACCACAAAATCTAATTAACCAAAAAGTTTATTTGACTTATACAATTAACCAAAATGATGAATTTCGAATTTATGGTATTGTTAATAAAGAAAAAGAAGTAGTTTTTGACTTAACAAAATTAAAAATTAATACCCAACAAAGTTATCAATTACGCGATATGCGAATCGCAAATAGTGATTTATTAATTTATGATAATAAACAACATGAATTTAATAATAATATTTTATATTTTGATAACAATTATTACGGTTTAAACAATAATAATCAAAAGCAAATTAATATTGATTACTTAACTCCTAATCGTAATCTTTATTTAACTTTAAAAGCAATGGGTAATGAATTTGTTAATAAGAAAAAAATACCTTTTATAATGACAAAAGCAATGGCTTCTTTAGTTGAACCTGATACTGCAATTTTAGATTATAATGAATTAGAAAAGGGTTATGTTTATCAAATTAGTACAGCAACACTAGAGGGTAGTGATACAAACTTATACTTAGATAACGTTAATTCTATTGATAAAACAAAAGATAATGGCTTACCTTATTCGTCTCTAAAATACAATAACGCAATGCGTGAAATTAAAAATTTAGGTACTGATCATCCAGTCTATGGCAAAATGTTATCAAATGTTTATTATCCATCAATTAGTACCCAACCTGAAATCTTACAAAATATTCGTTTTTTTGATAGTAAAGTAATTTCAAAAAGTTCTTTAGATGGAAATATTAGTGTTAAAGCAACGGATGTTAACATTGAATTTAACCCTTGAGTTTTTGCAAAAACTTTCTTACCTATCACAGCAATAGCTCGATCAGAACTAAATGAAAAACACTTATTAGATGAAGCATTTAAAACTTTTGGTTATGAAATTATTAATGGTAAAAAAATCAATAAATTATATGATGTTCCTAACTTTGAAGATAATGGTATTATTCATCAAATATCATTATGAACAAAAAATGGTTTACCACCTAAAAGTGAAAATGATGAAAATGCTTTCTTTATAAAACAAAATGGGCAATGGAAAATCAATGAAAAACCAGGCGTGTTAACAGAGCAGGGCGCCGCAGAATTCTTACCAGAATTTTTACGTTTAATTACTCAAATGTACACCTTCAAAACAACTCGTTATTTACAATATAAAGCCGGTTTAAAATTTGTTAATATTGAAGATGAAAAAGTACAACAACCATATACATACTTATTAGGTAAAATGCAAACAAAAACAAAAAGATTTGCTAATGAAATTAAAATATTGGGTATTAATTATGAAAAAAATAAATTTATTAATGGAAAACCAAGTCCTACTACTCAACTAAGTTTGATAAATGATCAGGGTGTTAATTTAATTGATCTAATTAAAAATGATGATCCTAATAATGAGATTCACAACATTATTATTAATAAAGTTGTCGCCCAAAAATATCATTTAAAGATTAATGATGTTTTTGAATATCAAATTAATAATCACATCAAACGTCTATCAAATAAATTTAATAACACACCAGAGAATTATAAAACTAAGTTTAAAGTTGTTGGGATTAATGATAGTTTAATGGATGAGCAATTAATTATTAATCAAAAAGTTGCAAATAAACTAATTGGTTTTGATGATTATCGCCGTCGGATTCAAATCGAAAATGGTTATCCAATCATTGAAGAACGCGAGTTCAATGGATTCTTTACAAAAGAAAAAGAACCTATTTTCTTTAATAATATGGCTTCATTTTATTCACCTACTGGACTATCACCAGCAATTGATTCATGACCACAAAATTTATTAGAAAATATTGGTGGTAATGTTCAAAGCATTAATATTTACTGAATTTTTTATTACAGTTGAGATTTAGCTAATTCGATTTTAAATGCTAGTTTCGATAAAAATAAAATTACTTGAGAACCTTTTTCAGAAATTAATTTAGATAAATTATTAAAGAAAATAGGAAAAATTTTTGGAAAAGAAGCTAATTTACCATCATTTAAAGCAGTTGATGCTAATATTGAAAACGAAATATTTGCTTCAGTAGTTGATAAAACATCATTTACATTATTATTAAATATCATTACTGCTATTATTCCATCACTTGTCATTATTATTATTCTAGTAGCTTCAACACTAGCTAATGAATCACGGCGTTTAATTGCTATTATGAAAGTATTAGGAATGCGTGATTTTAGAAATGTTAATAATTTTATGTTTATTTATCCAATCGTATGATTATTAAATATTCTTATTGCTACACCGCTTTCTTTTGGAATTATTCATATTTATAAATTAGCAATCTTTGCTGCTTTTAATATTGTTTTAGTAGCTTCTATCCCTTGATGAATCTTTGTAATTAGTTATGGTTTTGTCGGGATTGTATTATTATTTGCTTGATTACAAATGTTATATAAAACAAAAAAACTAAATTTACCAAAAGCTTTAAACCAATTTAATAATTAA